A region from the Chthoniobacterales bacterium genome encodes:
- a CDS encoding helix-turn-helix transcriptional regulator: MEIEGIRCLLVRSEKPSKAPIKLSPREQEIVRMIAKGYPNKAIAAVLEISGWTVCTHLRRVFAKLGVSSRAAMVARILEQTSFPRDRGNATGSNREPASQPCNPAGRN; encoded by the coding sequence ATGGAAATCGAGGGCATCCGCTGTCTGCTTGTCCGCTCTGAAAAACCATCGAAAGCCCCGATAAAGTTGAGTCCGCGGGAACAGGAAATCGTGAGGATGATTGCAAAGGGTTACCCGAACAAGGCGATCGCCGCCGTCCTGGAAATCAGCGGCTGGACTGTTTGCACCCATTTGCGCCGGGTCTTTGCAAAACTCGGCGTGAGCTCACGAGCTGCCATGGTGGCAAGGATTCTTGAACAGACCTCGTTTCCGCGCGATCGGGGGAACGCCACCGGGAGCAATCGCGAACCTGCTTCCCAACCGTGCAATCCAGCAGGTCGTAATTAA